The nucleotide window TTGCAGCAAAAATTTTCCTGTTGAATTGTTCTGTTTTCTCAGTGGGCCAGCATGGAGGAACAGACCGACCATTGTCCACATTCTCTTTCAGTTTTTTCTAAAATCTCAACTCAACAGAAAGAAaaaacatatcaaaagttcaGTATGAGTGTACACTCATAACCTGATGACCAACCGAAGGAACCCAGCCAATAAAAGTGCATATTGTTAGTCATATATAAAGAGGCATAGGGCAAAGTGGGCAATGTTCAAAACGTTAGTTGCATTAGCAGCACGGCAAGTGTGATGCTCAGAATGGTGTGCAGCTGATGAGGAGTAACAGTATTTCTCGGGTTGGACAATGGCACCAACATTTTTTTTGTTCACATGCTAGTCACCAAACATAAATCTGACAGATCAGCCGCCAATGAGTCTGAGTAAACATGTTGTAAATTGTGTTTATATCATTTAGTATGCACTTTCCAAGCTATTTCCCCAATGCAAAAGGGCTAATATGCTTTTCCCATACTCACAACTTCCTTGCTCTGTTTAAGTTCTAGATACATACATTTTTATCCATTTCTTCGACATGTATTTTTGGACGAAAGTGCTACTAGAATAGTTGAATAGAGATAGAGTTTGTACAGAGATAGAATTTTGTTTAACTTGTATTCTCCTCTATCTCTTCTTCTGTTATCCCCTTCGATAGATCCTCTCATAACGATCCGATCTATTAACTTGTAAGCCACTGTATTCCATCGATAAATACAAGTGCGGCCCGAGCAAAGGGTTCAACGCTTCCACATCATTTCACATGGTAATAGAGCCTCTACCTCATTAGATCAAAAGAGATTGCATCTAGCTACCTTCCACGACTGAGATCACGTCCACCACCTCCGCCGCCATGACGCCCAGCACCATGGGAGCGCTCACCACCACCTCATCTTCCACCTTTGCCTCATCATCCACCACCACCAACACCTCCCTCAGATCGCCACCACAAGAGAAGCTGATGAGGGGCAACTTCCTGTTATGGAAGACCATCGTGCTGCCCCAGATCAAAGGCGCACAGATGGAGCACCACCTCGACGAGAAGATCCCGGCACCGCCGGCCACCCTCACCATCACCAACAACGGCAAAGAAGAGCAAGTTGTCAACTTTGCGAGATCCCTCTGGCATGCACAGCGGCAACAACTTCAAGGATACTTGATGAGTTCTCTTTCTCGCGATATTCTTGCACAGGTCGGCATGCTCCAGACGCCGGCCGAGGTGTGGTGCACCATCCATGCCATGTTCGCTGCTCAGAGTCAAGCTCAAGCGATCAACACCCGCATCGAGCTCACCAACTTTAAAAGGTAATATGACCATGGCTGACTACCATGGCAAGATCGAAAGTCTCACCGGTGAAGTCGCGTGCACCGCCGCACGCCCTCTGATCCGGAGATCGTCTCAAAAATTCCCGCTGGACTGGACATGGAGTACAATCCAGTGGTCTCCGCGCTTGCTGCTCGGGTGGAGCCTATCACAGTCCAGGAGTTGTAAAACTAGCTGCTGCGCTTTGATGCCCGCCTCACCCTTCTCCAAGGAGGCGACCTGCGGCAATCCTCCGCCAACTCAGCTTCCCGTGGCCGCGACCGTGGCCGTGGTCACCAGGGGCAACGTGGCGGTGGACGCGGACGAGGCACCCCTCAGGGTGATGGTGCCCGCTCTGGTGGGGGCTACGACCCCAACGCCGGGGGCGGATATAGCAAGAACACCGGCGGCGCCGCCAGTTTTGACAATAACCATAGTCGTCACCCTTCTTCTTCCCGTGGTCGCCCTTACTGCCAGCTCTGTAAGAAGTTTGGCCATGAAGTCATGGACTGCTGGCATCGTTATGACGAAGATTACGTCCCAGATGCTCGTCATGTTGCTGATGCCATGCGTGAACAAGGCGGTGATGGCGTCCGGTATGTTGAACATACGGAGAAACTCAACTCCTTTTTCTGTAGCATTGGGATTGCTCACCATGTATCTTGTCTTCATGCTTATCAACAGAATGGCTCTGCTGAGCGCAAATATCGTCATATTGTTGAAGTTGGTCTCTCTTTTTTAGCCCATGCATCCATGCCTCTCAAATATCGGTATGAAACCTTTATCACAGCCACATATCTTATCAATCGTCTTCCTAGCAGAGTCATTGGCAATTCTACTCCTTTAGAGCCACTATATCATCAAAAACCTTCCTAGCAGAGTCATTGGCAATTCTACTCCTTTAGGCGGCACAACGAGGTCATCCCTGACGTTGTTCAAGCTCGTCGCCCTTGAAATTTAGCATCACTAAATGGGGAAGTTGTGAATGTGCTATATGTCTAGTACACTCTATCTAGGCCATGGATATGGGTCGGTAAATAACTAAAGGAATGATAGTTGTTCAACAAAATACACTTGAAATTCTTTGAACCGAGAGCAGGAGCACAATGTAGAAGCCTACATTGCCCAATTAAACCCAATAAGAGTCACGCAATGTGCGCCTACTCGCGGCGTCCACGTGGCCAGAAGGGATTCACAATGCTCTAGTTGATCATCGtgggtgggtcccagctgttgCAGGGATTGTACTGCCTAGGAGCGTTGTACTGCTGCGAGCCCGCAATGTACTACTCTTTTTCTCGTCTCCTCGTCCCTTCTTTCATCCCATGCGCACGCCTCCCCCTTCCTCCTCGCTCTCGGCCACCCCAAATCCCAGACCTCCATGCACGAGCGGGCGGCCGTGGTATGATGGAAGCCACGAGCCCACGACAGAGGAGGGAGAAGCAGGTGAGGGTGGGGGTGAGCTCGCCATCTCTCTCGCGAACGGCGCCGGCTGGGATCGTTTCTCTCCCTCGGCGTCGCCGGATCTGAGGAGCCACCGCGGGGATCCCGGGAGAAGCACCATCCTCGACCAGATCGGACGAATCCGACCGTCGCGGCGGGCAATTCCGGTCCGCGACAGCGTCACGAGAACCGCCCCTAACGCTCGTCGAATCGATCGCAGGCCAGATCGTGTTCAACAAGCTCAGGGAGAGATCCGACCAGTTCACGGCGAGGGGACTGGTGAGGTCCGAGGAGAGCAAGCAGAAGATCGGGGGAGACGACGAAGTCTACGTCGCCGACGTCAGGGAGGCGGAGCACCTCGCACTGGCCGTCCAGGGCGCCGACGCGCTCGCCATCCTCACCAGCGCCTCCCCCAAGATGAAGCCAGGGTTCGACCCCACCAAGGGCGGCCGGCCCGAGTTCTACTACGAGGACGAAGCCTACCCTGAGCAGGTTGGGTTTCCTTTCCTGTATTGTGCCCCTCTTCTGTATTTCAGTGGCATGCCATATCCTGAAACTCCACTTAGCCGAGTGGCGTATCCTGGAATCTTTATCAGTTATTAAATAGTGATGAATTTTGGTATGGATGCGTGGCAGGTGGATTGGATTGGGCAGAAGAATCAGATTGATGCTGGTAAGCTTCGTCTTGGTTCTGCATTTTATTTGCGCATAAGTTTATCTGGATGTTTGTTGAGTTGGATTGTGTGTTGGGCAGCCAAAGCAGCCGGTGTGAAGCACATAGTGCTGGTGGGATCTATGGGGGAACAAATCCCAACATATACTGGTAAGTTGTTTGCGATGAGTCTATAAGTCTGTTCAGTGTTCACATGTACTTGATTGCAGTTCATTTGCTCTAGCTTTCACAAAAAAAAAACTAATTATCTGGTACACTTTAGAACTATCCCGTGAGCATTGATTGGCTATAGACGAGCCATCTGTCTCAGAAGTCTGAAGGATTGTTCATCATAGACCGAACGATCTCCACACGCAGGAGAGGCATCTCAATGGGTTCCCCGAGGTGAGCACGATGCCGAGGAGAGATGGCTTCGAGGACGGCGTCCAAGGACATCATCTGCTCCGCCGCCATGTTCAGCGAGTTTGGTGGCGGCGACGGCCGGTCTAGAAGCTCCTTAAACCATGCTGCCCGCCGTGAGGGGAGACACCATCACCGGCGCCCCCGAGAAGCTCGTCCATGGGCCATGGCCATGGGTAGGGCGTCTTGGAGCGGTTCTAAATCTTGTTTCGTTTGGGGCCGGGTTTCAATCAATGGATTCTTCTAGTGTTTATTTTCATTATCTGAACGTACGCCGGGAGCAAATGGACGCATGCGAGCGCTGTGCCCGTGGGTATGTGTGAATCTTCATCATGTTGTTGCCATCCATGTCCAAGTCATGCTTTTGCGGTGAATCCTGGGTTCAGTATGTGTCATGGATTTCCTTAGTAGATGCCAATGAATGTATATGCTGATAAAAACGGGGAAGAACTCATTTAAATTAGGAACGCTACAAGACCTCTCGGCGTTTGTTGATGATTCATTACATTATGCATACTTGTCAGCATATAAAATTGTGTATTACCTGCATCCATTCTTGTTTTCTTCTTTATCCCCGATCTGAATTTTGTATCTAAACATGAGATATGTGGAGGGCTCTAATAGTATGAAAAGTTGCACGAGCAATTGCTATTATAGGCCACCCAATTCCAAATGCAAATGATTCCCACTTGATTCAGATTATTTTACCACAAAAGCAACTTGGCCGCAAGTCAGACATTTGAGGACTCACTTTTTCTCTCAAATAATTATTGCTGGATAAATTTCTAAATTCAGTAACCATTGCTTTATTGTGACAAACATGCTGGTATACATTTGTACGTACGTCTTATATTGCTCGTACACTCACAATGCCGTGCCAAATGGGAAGTTCTTTTCACCTGTGTCTGCTGAAGCATAGACTGACAAACCCATTGTCTGAACTAAAGCCTGGAATTGATCTACTTGGTCCAGTCGGCGAACTGTTTTTTGATATGTTTGACAGAAATGAACCATTTAATGAaccttctctttataattgttgTCTCATCGGCAAGTTTTGCTTTATATGATAATACAATGTCGGTCTCATATTGTAGATGTTCATGCCCTTTCTTTTTTCACCTTGCAGAGCGATGATGCTACTACTCACTTTGAGACAGCTGTGACATGTGTTCTTAACACTTCTGGCAAAAATGTTGACATTTCTGCAGCTTTATATATACATGAGTGAGCCTAATTTTTCTGTTCAAATACTTCATGTTTTCCCTCGGTTAAATTGATAAgcttctttctcttttcttttggACATGGGAATTGATGTTAGTATTTTGTATCATTATGTTAACCTTGGTAGACTGATGGTTAGCGTCCGGCAACCGCAGAGATTTATTGATTTTTTAGTCCCTTATGTATAAATCTTATATTTTTTCTATTCGTCACGAGTGAATAGTTATTGTTAATCTGAGTTCACATTTTCATATGTGTTCAGTTTTCTTTGACCACCAATCTTTCTCACTATACTCTCTTATACTCAATGTCATGTTATAATCAATGACATTCATTCAACTATCTTTTGCATAATACTTTTTTATTGCATCTGTTTTGACTGAGCAAATATTATGTAGTTCTTATATCCTCCTGTTAGTACAAGTGTAATGTTTGACAAGCAGTTCTGACATGAACTAACTGTTTTTCTTTGTCTTCACAATACTTTCAGGTGGAATACACAAAAGGACAAGCTGCAAGAATACATTCAGGAAGACGATGAAACCCTCCCACTCAAGAACGCAGATCGCGCCGTTAGCTGTGACACCTGATTCATGCTTGGTACCGACAAGAGGGCATCATTATGACGAATTGGTCGTGGTTTCGCCATCACGCCAACATCCGCGAGGGTGACGTCTGTGCTTTCTATTTTAAGCATCTTAGGCTTTGATCCGACAAACTATGCCTCTCTTTTGGACAATTGGCCATCTTTTGGAGCATCTTAGGCTTTGATTTCAATTGATGGCTATGCTCTGGCATCCACTCTGTAAGATCACAATCTACCTGTTAATATATATCTCCTGCCTTGGTCTGCTTGCAATCCTATATGAATGGACACATGATCTATTTCCCTTAAGTGCACTGATTTTCAACATTTGTGCTTCTCTGTACAGTGTATATTTCTTTTCCTGCTGCTAAGTTTGTTCGATGTAGATACCATCGCTAATTAGAATAAAAAGGAGTGTTAAAGGAGCGAGTACAACCAGGCAATGCCCAGCTCCCCCTCAAGAGGCGCGCCACGGGAGCGCCCCAACACCTAGTTATTATTATACATGGTGgcttatcatcactacaaaatacaaaTAGATATTGGAACTCAAAAAGCAAATAGTTTCATCTTGATGAATTGAGAAATTGCATTCATACCAAGGATTTGGATCCCAAGTGGACATTTTTTCTCGCGGGGCACCGAAATTCTCGGTTACCGCGGTATCCGTGAAATCCCGAAAAAGTTTCGGGCGAAATTtcaatttgaattttgaattcaGCTTTCCTCGGTATACTATAGATTAGGCCTGGACTCCTTTATTCGGCGATAACCTTGTGGCGCATTGGTAAGGTCTTCTCCCTGTTTCTCTTCCCTCGAGTTCGCTAGATCGAATCACGCCGGCAGCATTTATTTTCACGTGCATCTTCCTTTTCACCCTAAAAAATGTGGAAAAAAAATAACCTGCTATGACACTCAAACCCGAGACCTCAGGACTCAGGTCATCTAAATAGGACGGCCACACTGACCAGTACGCCAAGACTACCTCCTGTTCGTTGTAAGTTCCTAGCGTATCTAACTTAACAGTCCGAGTTTAAATTCAAAATTTTcgaaaaaattcaaaaaaatttgcTCGGTACAAAGGTTTCTTGTGGGGTGGCGAAAAACGCGGTTACCGGACGGTATCCGAATATTCCACCCGGTACCCAAAACCATGATTCATACAATGAATTGTTGTAGCAGGCCAGGTTACAAGACAAGCAAGCCGAGTTCCGAACTTCCGATGCATGACATTGTGACAAACCACACGCGTCAGAAATTAAACCTGAAATAGATAGATATGGGTTTCAGACCCAGCCCCTGACTGTCCTCTTGAGAAGCTTCAACTCGTCGTCATCCTCGCCATCTGAAGAAAGATCTGTGTCTCTGAACACTTTCTCCCGTGCTTCCTCGCTCAGCCTCGTCGCCTCGGCTCTCTCACCGAAGTAGTCGTAGTCGACCTCCACGAATCCCATGGAGGCGTACTCGCTACGGACCCAGGCCTGGAATCACGCGAACCTGTCTTCGTCCTCATAGCAGTCGTGGGCACACGCGTACAGCAGCATCGTTGACTCGTCCTTCTCCTCCTTCGGCGACGGCAACAGCGACGGGTTGGCGCACTTGACGGCTTGAGCTCCCGAATCTCGGCCCAGACGGGTTCATTCGGCTGTGCGTGGATCCACTTGATCTCCTCCAGCGGCAGCCGCCACATTTTTTTAGCTGGAGTCTCGTTTTCATCTCCTTGGGCACCGGCGACCGTCTCCGCCGCAGAATTCTTCTTGTCTACCTCGGAACAGTCGACCCTTTTGGCGGCGCGCGAACACTCCTCCTCCGCAACAACCTCGGCCTTTCGTTTAGAGAAAGGTGTGGCTGCTTCCAGGTGCAGGTGCACCCGCATGAACAGTACacataaaaaaatataaaacatgaaagaaaaaatctgaatttttttgaCATCAAACTAGATCAACAGATTTAGCTTTCTGCAAAATTTCGTGACCAAATAACCTTTGCGGAGCCCTCAGCAAACAAAACAAAATCACTCATCAAAAGTGAACAAAACTTTGAACACAAATTAGTTTTTTTTTTGCCGAGGGCTCCTCGAATGTTATTGGTCACGAAATTTTGCAAGCAACTAAAACTTTTGATCTAGTTTGTTGcccaaaatttcagattttttcgATTTTGTTTTGTATCTTTTTCAAGTGTACTGTTCATGCGGGTGTAGATGCACCCGGGAGTAGAAAGTCCACTCTCGTTCGTTTATTAAGGCGGAAATTCAACCCACAGATGACGCCTGCCATAGGCTGATCCGATGGAGGGATCTCGCAAGCAAGAGGCTGGAGGATTCTGGCCAGACAAATGTGGGGCAACAAGAAGGCATAACTAGGCAGAATTGATCCTTATATTCAACTTTGTTTGGCTGCCGACTCGGCATGGGATAGCCAAACCTAAATTCTCTCAAACTCGAAAACTAGAGCTTGCCAGGTCAGCATGACAACAACCTTCGGTAGATTCATTTGGGGCAAAAGTAAGCCCAAGTAAAGGGTGCATAGCGCAGCACAAAAATATAAATATCTTTCTTTTATCAAAAATACAAGAAAGTGTCATCGGTAAACAACAAACATCTCGTTATGGAGCAAGTAGTGTTGCGGATATTTGAAACAAGTTTCTAAAAACAGACATTTGAATCAAGTTTGTATAGAGATTGGAGGCTTCCTTTGGAGATATATGTTAAATTGCTACTGTTACGTGCCTCAGGTTACGGAATGCACCTTTGTTTAGGGAATCCACCTATGGACCTGGTTTTGTTCCTTAATCCTATTATATAATCATCCTCTTGAATTTGACTATGGAGCCCGCTACCTAATTAACTACAGGCTTCCAACTCATCCCTAAAAAACTGCCTCTAGGCATAGCATTACACAGATATATGCAAGATCCACCGAAAGATAACCAAAGTATACATTGGACTACTATCTACAGATGCCAATCAGTGGCTGAAAAGGGAGAAAGCCGACTTGAAACAATAATCAGCAAAGGCTAACTCGCCCCCAATTAAGTACCTCTCAACAGGCCCCTTTGCTAAACTATGTTAAACTTGAAGCATGGACAATAGTTGCTAATTTTGGATTTCAGTTTACTCTAAAATCTCACATGCTACCGGTTACAACATGAGTATCTTCatatgaagaaattcaaaggaaATGTCCTGTTGGACGATATATGTAGCTACATCAGGACTAGATAGAACTGCTACAAACTGCGAGAAGACTTCGATACTTTGTGGGAAAAGGGATGGAGAAGAGAGATTGGTAACTACAACCATGAATGTGCAATGCTAAATGGAGCAACTCATGAACAATGCCGTCTACTAGCATGATCAAGAAATAGCAACCACATGATGAAAATCATGATGCTTTCGTTTTTACgtataaagtactccctccgtcccaaaataattGTCTCAACTTTAGGGCATCCACAAATTTGCTCCGGTATCTGTCCGCGGACATGGGGGGACCAGTCGGTAATCCGGATACGGGAGATGGCCGTCCAATGCTGCCCGCATACATTTCAACCATCGTTTGAACTAAACGAACACAATTCAAGCAAACACGACAGATTTCATATAAACCGAGTGAATTATTTGTATTTTGGACAATTTTTAACTAAAAACTATATCGGAGTAAGGTAAAACTAGTCTACGGCCGGCACCAGTGGATATCTATTCTCATGACACAGATACCCTTGACTAGTCTAGAGCCACGACGGATTTTCATTGTCTTTCCCATGTCCGGCAGCCCGCTCATCGGACTGCCGtgagccccggaggtatatgcttcaaAGGAAAAGGCGACTCGCTTCCCCATGTTCGACAATGCCGCTCATCAGAGTGGAACTGCTGAGATGAGCTTCAGCCAGAGGGGAAGGGAACGACTATGGCCTGCGACCGGGCAAGGCACTGGCTATGTACATCGGCGTCGCCTTGGTGATGGctttcatgggacccaagcggcagCGGCCTCCCGTGTTGTACTCCCCCTCGATGATCACGGTGGGTACAGATGTGATGGCCACCGTCTTGTTGATCTCCTTGAAACCAACTTCTTTCTCTACAGGCAGGGCACGGTGCAGATGTGATGGCCGCCGTCTCGTCGATCTCCTCAAAGCCAACATCTCTCTCTGCTGGCCGGGTGCGGCTACGGGAATGTTGACGGTGGATGGCACGGTCGCAGGAACGGGAGGAGCGGTTTGACATGGCGTCGTCCACTGCAGCAATGATGACCATGTTGTCGTGCTCCCCCGCGTGCTGGCCTGATCAACTCGCCACTCCTCGGCAAGCAGGATTAGAGCAACAAATTGTTGAAGAACACACCAGCTTGGAGCTTctgcctccgcttcctggcctgTAGCGGCCGAAAGCATCGAGGGTGGTGGAGCAGAGAAGGCgaggtgacggtgttggtgaagaacaatctccgcagggcttcgcctaagcactacgaaaactatgatggaggataaactagaggggacggggttgccggcacacggcttggtgtttcttgatgtgtctttggtgctagctctgcccctctatttatatgttgagccctagggtcgaaacttggagcaaaagcctcctcaaagtcggttttgcccgaaaggcaagagtcccactcggactccaggacaaaacgccacaatccttggcgtctggcccagacaccatgggcctcggcgtctggcccagggccagacgccagggtcttgggcgtttggccccctggcctccgcaaaactccttttgcaccgacttatagccccatgggcctgaccccttggccaaaccatatcatccaatatatgaatctttaccttcGTACCATTCCgaagctcctcgtcatgtccgtgatctcatccgggactccgaacaacattcggtcaccaacatacataactcatataatactatatcgtcaacaaatgttaagcgtgcggaccctacgggttcgagaactatgtagacatgaccgagacacctctctggtcaataaccaatagcgggacctggatgcccatattggctcctacatattctacgacgatctttatcggtcagaccgcataacaacatacgttgttccctttgtcatcagtatgttacttgcccgagattcgatcgtcggtatctcaatacctagttcaatctcattaccggcaagtctctttactcgttccgtaatacatcatcccacaactaactcattagttgcaatgcttgcaaggcttatagtgatgtgcatttacgagtgggcccagagatacctctccgacaattggagtgacaaatcctaatctcgaaatatgccaacccaacaagtaccttcggagacacctgtagagcacctttataatcacccagttacgttgtgacatttggtggcacacaaagtgttcctccggtaaacgggagttgcataatctcatagtcataagaacatgtataagtcatgaagaaagcaatagcaacaaactaaacgatcaagtgctaagctaacgaaatgggtcaagtcaatcacatcattctcctaatgatgtgatcccgttaatcaaatgacaactcatgtctatggttaagaaacataaccatctttgatcaacgagctagtcaagtagaggcatactagtgacactctgtttgtctatgtattcacacatgtattatgtttccggttaatacaattctagcatgaataataaacatttatcatgatataaggaaataaataataactttattattgcctctagggcatatttccttcaacgttttggaattaataaaaaatactgacgaaagaatcagcatcaagggggccacaccctatccacgagggtgcagggcgcccccctggggcgcgccccctgcctcgtgggccccctaaggCTCCACCGAtgtcaactccaactctatattcacgtccggggagaaaaaatccgagagaaggattcatcgcgttttacgatacggagccgccgctgtcaggaccccgattctaagtcacatcgatctagcctgtaacacctcatatcactttgcggcctcacgcacggtattcccacgggtgtcgccttaccatggcctgggaccgtttgcgccttttggctcacgtatatgatagtgtcgctagcatccatatgacagagaacccgggccgacatgtctagtcgtgaacccaaagtggcactaacttacggcgacatgcatacatgaatcaacatcgagcatgtcggtcagcagcgtgtgaatccgggctgtagcactgggctaacaggactctggtgaaccgggctgtagcaggctaggcaggactccggatgtcaccgcgtgacatttccccgaagggacagacacatgaacgaagtgaatcacatgccggccagtcaagtgttccggagcagtagtgctgggctagcaggactccggtgaaccgggctgtagcggactactatggctcatggaagcacaagactacattttcCCATAACAGAGGCTActaaggataaacaactaggttgtcggatcccacacataccaagcatttcaatcatacacacaatatgctcaatatgtgcaatacaacatggcatcacaacatgactctacgactcagagtattattcattaggctccgaggagcgagatattacaaacatgggtctcatgacccaacaatcatagcatacaatcaaagcacatgtggaagcttaacatgtctgagtacagacatctataaatgaaaaaggatgagaagcctgactatctaccagatcctgccgagggcataagatcgtagctgaggtaacaagctaaacgtcgaagtccacgtggaact belongs to Triticum urartu cultivar G1812 chromosome 7, Tu2.1, whole genome shotgun sequence and includes:
- the LOC125525087 gene encoding uncharacterized protein At2g37660, chloroplastic-like isoform X3 → MRTPPPSSSLSATPNPRPPCTSGRPWYDGSHEPTTEEGEAGQIVFNKLRERSDQFTARGLVRSEESKQKIGGDDEVYVADVREAEHLALAVQGADALAILTSASPKMKPGFDPTKGGRPEFYYEDEAYPEQVDWIGQKNQIDAAKAAGVKHIVLVGSMGEQIPTYTER
- the LOC125525087 gene encoding uncharacterized protein At2g37660, chloroplastic-like isoform X1, which produces MRTPPPSSSLSATPNPRPPCTSGRPWYDGSHEPTTEEGEAGQIVFNKLRERSDQFTARGLVRSEESKQKIGGDDEVYVADVREAEHLALAVQGADALAILTSASPKMKPGFDPTKGGRPEFYYEDEAYPEQVDWIGQKNQIDAAKAAGVKHIVLVGSMGEQIPTYTGEASQWVPRGEHDAEERWLRGRRPRTSSAPPPCSASLVAATAGLEAP
- the LOC125525087 gene encoding uncharacterized protein At2g37660, chloroplastic-like isoform X2, whose translation is MRTPPPSSSLSATPNPRPPCTSGRPWYDGSHEPTTEEGEAGQIVFNKLRERSDQFTARGLVRSEESKQKIGGDDEVYVADVREAEHLALAVQGADALAILTSASPKMKPGFDPTKGGRPEFYYEDEAYPEQVDWIGQKNQIDAAKAAGVKHIVLVGSMGEQIPTYTELSREH